The Xiphophorus couchianus chromosome 14, X_couchianus-1.0, whole genome shotgun sequence genome includes a region encoding these proteins:
- the LOC114157631 gene encoding Fc receptor-like protein 5 isoform X4 — protein sequence MRPTSLAASLFLASLLSSTGVKVSPADLTVIPSKSQFFEYESVTLICEDGWTVRRNTSRGTRKRCEGWGKLNGSTCNMDYLFEHDTGLYWCESMSGSSSSSSSIQLSVSGGSVILQSPVLPVMEGDDVTLSCRARNPTHNLPAAFYKDGSFIGDGPSGHMTLLHVSSSDEGLYKCNVKGHGESPSSRISVKEKPSTTSSPSTPPPSSSSSSSSQFLLSGLLCLAGVVLVLLVLLVKRHINRKSKDNQEDGEESLTYTDVQIFQRKQQKDKPNGGSDPSTVVSTVTTDEVSYGQIIIRETRKRDYKPEPKVVYSTLR from the exons ATGAGACCAACATCTCTAGCAGCTTCACTCT ttctgGCCTCATTGCTGAGCTCTACTGGGGTTAAAG TCTCTCCAGCTGATCTGACTGTGATTCCCAGCAAATCTCAGTTCTTTGAATATGAATCAGTGACTCTGATCTGTGAGGATGGATGGACTGTGAGGAGAAACACAAGCAGAGGAACCAGGAAGAGATGTGAAGGATGGGGGAAATTAAATGGTTCTACGTGTAACATGGATTACTTGTTCGAACATGATACTGGTTTATACTGGTGTGAGTCCATGTCTggatcctccagcagcagcagcagcatccagctCTCTGTCTCTG gTGGATCAGTGATCCTGCAGAGTCCTGTCCTCCCTGTGATGGAGGGAGATGACgtcactctgagctgcagagcaaGGAATCCAACCCACAACCTCCCAGCTGCTTTCTATAAAGATGGCTCCTTCATTGGTGATGGACCATCAGGTCACATGACCCTCCTCCATGTTTCCAGCTCTGATGAAGGCCTCTATAAATGTAATGTCAAAGGTCATGGAGAGTCTCCATCCAGCAGGATCTctgtcaaag agAAACCATCAACCACATCTTCCCCATCAACTCCTCCTccatcatcatcctcttcatcttcctcccaGTTTCTCCTCTCTGGTCTCTTGTGTCTAGCTGGTGTTgttctggttctactggttctacTGGTCAAACGTCACATTAACAGGAAATCTAAAG ATAATCAGGAAGATGGAGAGGAAAGTTTAACTTACACTGATGTTCAAATATTCCAGAGGAAACAACAGAAAGACAAACCAAACGgag GAAGCGATCCGTCTACAGTCGTTTCCACGGTGACGACAGATGAAGTCAGTTATGGGCAGATAATCATCAGAGAAACCAGGAAAAGAG attataaaccagaaccaaaagtAGTTTATTCCACCCTGAGGTAA
- the LOC114157631 gene encoding Fc receptor-like protein 5 isoform X5, producing the protein MRPTSLAASLFLASLLSSTGVKVSPADLTVIPSKSQFFEYESVTLICEDGWTVRRNTSRGTRKRCEGWGKLNGSTCNMDYLFEHDTGLYWCESMSGSSSSSSSIQLSVSGGSVILQSPVLPVMEGDDVTLSCRARNPTHNLPAAFYKDGSFIGDGPSGHMTLLHVSSSDEGLYKCNVKGHGESPSSRISVKEKPSTTSSPSTPPPSSSSSSSSQFLLSGLLCLAGVVLVLLVLLVKRHINRKSKALRRRCFTTVLYATMTEEEEKL; encoded by the exons ATGAGACCAACATCTCTAGCAGCTTCACTCT ttctgGCCTCATTGCTGAGCTCTACTGGGGTTAAAG TCTCTCCAGCTGATCTGACTGTGATTCCCAGCAAATCTCAGTTCTTTGAATATGAATCAGTGACTCTGATCTGTGAGGATGGATGGACTGTGAGGAGAAACACAAGCAGAGGAACCAGGAAGAGATGTGAAGGATGGGGGAAATTAAATGGTTCTACGTGTAACATGGATTACTTGTTCGAACATGATACTGGTTTATACTGGTGTGAGTCCATGTCTggatcctccagcagcagcagcagcatccagctCTCTGTCTCTG gTGGATCAGTGATCCTGCAGAGTCCTGTCCTCCCTGTGATGGAGGGAGATGACgtcactctgagctgcagagcaaGGAATCCAACCCACAACCTCCCAGCTGCTTTCTATAAAGATGGCTCCTTCATTGGTGATGGACCATCAGGTCACATGACCCTCCTCCATGTTTCCAGCTCTGATGAAGGCCTCTATAAATGTAATGTCAAAGGTCATGGAGAGTCTCCATCCAGCAGGATCTctgtcaaag agAAACCATCAACCACATCTTCCCCATCAACTCCTCCTccatcatcatcctcttcatcttcctcccaGTTTCTCCTCTCTGGTCTCTTGTGTCTAGCTGGTGTTgttctggttctactggttctacTGGTCAAACGTCACATTAACAGGAAATCTAAAG